A region of the Parasteatoda tepidariorum isolate YZ-2023 chromosome 7, CAS_Ptep_4.0, whole genome shotgun sequence genome:
CGAAAGATAATTTAAggggaaaaataagttttagttttgaattattactattattttattaaataatgatcgaaaattgtttgaattgtaagacatgcagattttaacaattattctaaccccttccttctcgatcctgtgaaaatgacggggtgaggtttcgccctctatttctagCTCCCGTGATATTCCCGGTCTTatgcgccaataagaataaaactaattcatttcttttggctagaaaacattttatttctcattttacacatcagatggcagtaccaggatatttttaaggtaattgtagatagttagtttattttaaactagatgtcagcactaatcaaatacgtgtataaTATacgtgtataaaaaaaatagtcacttTTATGTCCGtttacttgaaaattaatcGATTGTTAaggagttaaataaaataatcattttattctataatttcgattaaaaatttcaaaatttaaacaaaatttgtcaaataattatagagttacaaaatttcaagaaaaccgtattttgaaatttcctttgtcaaaaattattgtgcatttattttattattatttattattattatattattaggGATTCGCGTCCTGCTGCATTCGCTTATCATTTGCCACGATagttatcattttttgtttcttatatttaaGTTGCATATGTTGAATAGACGCAGTTTAATAGAgagaatttaattagttttcgaaATGTTGTACATGATGAAatgtggcaaaaaaaaaaaaatctatatttagaaAGCGAAAATGATATAATGGAAAACACAACATAAAATTTCGGTTCGTTTGAgacgtgaatttttttttcgtacctTTTTTTTGAGAACAgcaattttgatgtaaaaatattgatcaaaagcgtttttctcctatttttggaaaatagcaatacttttgaaatgaaaaatgaagtGAATGAATCTTTTTAATAGgtactacttaaaaaaaagaaaaaaaaaagctgcctgagaaacatttataatttaaaacaaaaaaatcgtgaaaaagagttattttgatttaatttacgtatttattttgttatttatgtcaatgattaaaaatattaaatattctatgttaaaaactttaataacttttttccaGGTCAATATCTGCTGTCCTTCATATGTCTAGCGATGGTAAGTTCCACCATTTTTTCAACGCGCAGTTTCTATTAAtagtttgtatttaaaaacaagtgggtatttatttattcatcaaaatgacttttattaaatataaaatacaatattttacacttaatttaACTGTGACCTTTCTTCTGCTTCTAAAGTTCTTTACCTATATTATCAAGAACATGTGTGGTCCACATGAATTCATGGCTGTGACCCTTGGGCGCAAAAAAAGTGAAGACTCCCAGTTAAAACAATATGGTATATCGGTAAAATAATcgtgttaataaatatttaatttctttcaataaaaaaatatgtatgtacagtgcgcaaaataaaaaaggaccaatctgaataaattttgattctaaTGAACGGATCTTCACCTTCTAGGAcagtcttaatggttcgagggggtgacctcaaataaggaaattaatcagtgcagacgatattttaagttacggaatcagacacaaaaacgtactttccctgaataaacatacccgtTTTTAttagattcagatttctgacacCCAAAATATTGGGGGTGgccgcaatttgggaaatatggttcccatagtttgatcagaagAGCTGTTTAAAGTTTTgcccccttaatgttaattttactttttgtgtatttcgacatatctcgagaactttttattgaaattttttttgcacactattataaaattcgtttatccaagcataatatcatgcaaaaaaaaaaccttagtaaatttttatgatttttattattttattaaatattagtcgaataaattttgaattgcaaagcatgcaattttttatatcatgttaaataatatagatttacaattgcaaaatacaaaatttgagtgaaatcggtcgaatagttcccgagaaatcgaattttaaaaaagggcgtatttttgtaacttaaggcatactattaaataaaataataaataaaaaatcctaaaaatctacttaaagttattttttgcttggaattatctttggttaGTTATGtccaaaaattttcaactagcttaaaaagttctcgaggtatggcgaaatactcaaaaagtaaaattacacctatcagtactttatttttatatttatgtcttTAACATGCATTTGAATGGCAAGGAGGGCATGCTAATGACATTTGAGAGCATCTGAGTAAAACGAGACTTATTTTTGCAATCAATACTTTTGCAGTACTTTACTCAGTACTTTTGCAATACCTACCTCAATATTTGAGCTATGCGAAGACAGCCCCCGAAAATgaggaaaatcaaaaattcaaactgcATTCGTTTGACCATTTTTTGACCACAAATGACcaccctttaaatttttttgaccaccCTTATTTTGGACATAATCCTAAAAATCAAATTCGGGGGCTAACtcgcatttttacaaaaaatatacaatataaaaattggatttttatttatttggcgTAATGCGAAGTTAGCCCCCGAATTTCATTTTTGGGATTATGTCCAAAATAAGGgtagtcaaaaaaaattaaaaggtggTCAAACGAATGCAGTTTgagttttagatttttctcattttaggGGGCTATTTTCGCGTAGCTCAATATTTGGGTATAGttatagtattaataataaaattaacgcTATTACTGAGACACGTGGATGACACATGATGAAGGGAAATTggatgacaaaatttttttttttataatctcaaaagctatataaatttgttttctgtcGAAAAGTTGTAATTGTAAGAGTTATtactaaatattgttaaaattatattatactagctgaatacccgttcttcgtacaagataaaaaaaaaagaagtaaataatcaataagtTAGTATTAAACAACACTACAAAAGACATATACCAGACATATGCCGAAAGACATATACCAGACATATGCCGAATAAAGATATATGCCGAAAGATATATACCAGACATATGCCGAATAAAGACATATGCCGAAAGATATATACCAGACAAATGCCGAATAAAGACATATGCAGAAAGACATATGCCGAAAGACATTTGCCGAATAAAGACATATGCCGAAAGACATATACCAATACAATTAAACTAAAACAgttccatttttttctataattatttgttgcccttccATGTGGCTTTATGTTAACAAATGagacaaaacatgtttttagaagttaatcccatcaaaataaagattaattatatttagtatcaTTTGGTATAAGGCTACTGCTCGAGGTCAACGCCTGAAAGTCAAACATTACAATAATCAACAACTTTCTCTGGTATTTATTCCCTCCAGGGAGCCATTAAAACCTATTTTCCAAGTACCTATAGTATGTATCTTGGTACCAATGttcctatcaattaaaacgtattagcgttttatataatatatgttaTAAACTTATTTGCTCGATATTggaatgttataatttaaaggaTGGCCGAAACTAAAAAATAGTGAGCAATaacccttaaaaataaaaaaacatagaagAAAACACACTAGAAATCAAGATGTCTTTGTAATGATTTTTCACATACCTGTTGCAGGTGGGAGACGTCACACAATTTGGCTTAGctgcaataatttaaagaaaaacacaagGAAAAGTCCagagttcattttttttgttgtagttTATTACTGCAGATCACTTCTTATCAATAAAATCGTTGGGGCATCAGAATCACAAGTATGTCCAGTTAGGGGTCACAAGgcatatttttcaacattgaTCATCTTTTCATCTCCTAGTAGCATCAGTGGCGGCTGGCAGTTGTCGCAGTCGACACATAAACATTTCGCTTCTGGAAGGGCGATCCAAAAAATNNNNNNNNNNNNNNNNNNNNNNNNNNNNNNNNNNNNNNNNNNNNNNNNNNNNNNNNNNNNNNNNNNNNNNNNNNNNNNNNNNNNNNNNNNNNNNNNNNNNNNNNNNNNNNNNNNNNNNNNNNNNNNNNNNNNNNNNNNNNNNNNNNNNNNcaatcaattgatattcacaagagacgtaccttgacataaccttaaatccgtcgcattgtccgtgggattgttttcactcattttttacaattgttatccactaaatttgaaaataaaaaatactacccaattaaattatactaggaggcttcgccccctgcgcgctggcgctcgccaatcctcggaactgctttcgcagttcatttcggattgcttcgcaatccgatgctcactttgctcgctcattggatacgttcttaacgtctagcttttgtatactttttgaacactgaagttccgaatacttttcactgtagaaaattctaaacctgtgcatttcaatattaatttgaaattgaaaacagttcgcgtatttttcttaatcacactattctaaatttcagttgttgagaaaagtaactgttgtaagttttgttttaaagtcttccATCTAGTGTGTacaatgagaaataaaatgcttttccggcaaaagaaattaattagttttattcttattggctcGTTACTACTGagcactccagcccggaaatttcacgggagcgagaaatagagggcaaaacctcaccccgtcattttcacgggagcgagaatgAAGGGTTTAATGCGGATTGGTTCAGAATTACGAAGTTGTATGAAGTACATGCATTTATACTGACGCATAAACATTCTGCTTTATTAATATAGATATGTATTTTAACAAAGGTTTTTTTAGACCATCTTAATGAcaagaattaaatatacttactttgaaaataagtaaatcttACACGGTAATCACATAATCTTCCAAAAACAGTAACATGCAAGTTCATTCAGAACTATAAATTGATTACTAAACTTGAGTTGTAAGTgttgatattttagaaaattttaatccatttaaGAAACATACTTGCACTTTTCAACTGCGTGGATGACAAAAAAGAACAGAGAGGACTTGGACAGAATTTTGTTCGACATTTGggatcaaattattatttgattttactctttttgttgttaatattcTTCCTACAATCATAATAGttgccagaaaaaaaaatcaatttaaatttttgggtaataaatttttaagaacacaAAACAGGAATGCTCATATATAtaacactttaataaaaaaatattttaaagataacacaGAAATATAGTGTTACAGAAGTAAAAAATTCGAACAAAACAATTCTTTAACTGTTCaaaacgtaataaaaatataggctCAGAGcacatatattttcaaatttgtagaaTTAcccataacattttttaaatatgtataaaaataaaataaattttataaaaatattagggTAGGTTTTATCTTACTTATGTTAAGTCAATAACGAATCTGCAAGCATTATAATTTAgatacagttttaataaaatatattttacacttaataaaagtaatgtataaaaacaaacttctatttatttttttaatgaattttcagttctttctaaatttaattaaatggaatAAGCCTCGAGAGTTTTTCTAGGCTGAAcatccattaaatttttttcctgaaaaaaattatcattaatttttttattagtaattacaGAAAGGAATTACACTTACTTGTGAGAGTTAAGTGTGGTCCTTAATCCTTCAATTTCTTCCATTGTTATTGTAATGTTTAATgtaagaaaagatttaaaaaaagaaattgtaagtatcaatttatttataaagaattagCATCCGTCGATTTCCTTTTGCAATGTCAGatctttaattagttttttgtcttgaaatttttttatgttagtatATGTAATGAAGCGTGTGCATCTTTTATTGATTAGTGTTAcgacaaaaaatattagaatgattttaaatattttaatagattccATCAAAGAACGTTTATAATTTCACGgtataatgcattttaattacttttgcagatacgaataataataaacaaagacAGTTTACATTTTATCTGTTGatagttttgtaattaatattataattgcttTGTTTATGGCTGTTGTCTTGTAATGTTTAAATAGTAAAGtattagttcaatttttttttattacaaattttctaaaattaaatttaaagttttacaacGTTCgtgaatatatgcatttttaatgccaaaaaatttaagtttaattataaattttattttttgtataaaatatgaaatttaaaatctcctaattttagaagtaaaaggaataactaatttttcaatgatattacaccattattaaatatatatgcattttgaACTACAGCGtatcatttaaatttgctgCAAACTTAATAAAGTGCAACTGAAATATGTTTCCCAATTAAAATTATCGTCCAGTAAGCAAGAGTGAGCATGGAAATTTTCATGATTATGTAGGTCAACTTGACGTCCtgccaaatttataaatttcatttatttaactaaaatttttagtgattatttgttatctgaataaatttaaattttcggtCATTTTCTCAGTGGTACTATTTATAAgatctgtaaatttttttaaaaataattttaaaatggtccttttttttaaaaaaatgttaatgccGTCTTTCAATATTATGAGAAAGTAGTGTAATAATGACCAAGTGTAATAATGACAGTAGTGAccaagtaataaatattaatataaaaaaatgattgagatTTTCTTCTTCccttttataactatttaaacaaacaaaaaagtccAAAAGTAAATCAATTTCGACCACCAACCTGAATAAGCTAATACTACTTATCTTAATTGAAGTATTGCTTAagtagaatttttatgaaataaggcatataaatgaaaaagtatatgAATATAACTTTGAAACTAAGTTCTTTAGATGCTGTagctgaaacaaaaatatttaagatggttcgataaatatgtatattgaaAGGAGCTTAAGAAAATAGTTTCGTCATAATTATTTGAATCCTACATCGAACTTAAGCTTACACAATTGCTGGTATACAAATGTCTTGTATTGTTTTCAGGTGCTGACAACGATTTGTGCAGATATGATGAGAAAAAGCATAGTGTTCGATGAAAAGAACCCTAAATATTTCTATTGTCCTCAAGAAAAACCAAAAGGCATGAACAAAATGCTTGTCAAGGCCAGACCTATTGACAAGCTATGTGAATATGCAGGACAACCTCCTAAGGAATTCAAATCTGATTGTTACAACGACATTGATGAATCTGACTATGCTTGCGCAGAAAAGGAAAGAATAATGGTAAGGATCAATAGACCGTACAGTATTATGGTAATGTGGTTAAGTTGTTAATCCATCTCCTTAATTCGTAAtcgattttttcaaattttctgactacaaaaatttgaacaaaaatttgattttttacttgAGTCTGGTCTAGGGGAATTATTGCTCAGCATTCGTtgattttagggatttttaacCGATCAGCAATAATTTAGATGGGATGCAGTGAAAATAAAGTGTGAGATGGTATatagtgaaaattaatgaaatttaaaacacttaaatttttgaaactttatatgaaaattctgagtttatagattttttccactttaaattttctgctTAGAATTCCCCCCCCCATCTATTTGGCATATGTAAGAGTCTCAgtgcacaaaatataaaaaaaaaaagaataactgaataacttttaatataatgattaaattttccaGAGCAAAGATGGTTCATAGTTTCAGAGGGTAACTTCttccagtttaaatttttttttatgtcaaccAAACGTATGCAAGAgatacagtgtgcaaaatatagcaataaagaaacaacctgattaacttttgatgtaatgatcggattttGCCCACAAAGATGCAACCTGCATGGCTCAAgaagctaaatttaaatatgctaatcatTTGATTCAGATGGTACTCTaggttatgaaatcagacacacaaGCAttcaattttctgaataaaaatataatttttccaactGATCCGAATTTTGAACCCACAAAATACAgaggtagctgcaatctggagAATATTGTTCCCTTAGtcttctgaattttaattttactgtttgcGAATTTTATCACAACtctaaaaaaagctatttaagtgaataaaaacaGCTTTGCACGTAATGATACAAGTAAAACCTCTTTATCAAAAGCTAGCTCTAATCAAATAATACATttctaatgataatttttttttcttgtgttatgaatttaataatgatcgaaacttttttaattgggACTTAATTTAACGCTatgcaattttcaattaaaaaaaaatctaaaatttaattaaaatcggTTACAATTCGGTCGATTCCTTTAAACTTTTGAGttttgtcatttaataaaatgtaaaaatgtatgtattatAACTGATTGTTGTAACTTAATTGTtgttagattaaataaaaaatgataaataattataataatttattttttgcatggaatcatCTTTGGACAAACGAGCTTTATACctgtgtgcaaattttttattattggtatgatgtaaaaaatttaaaaaagtaaatttaacattaaagcattaaaacttttaactgaTTATCTAgctaaatttttctcatattttgagGAACAGAAATCCGTATTGGTTAAAGggaaaaacaagtaaaatgaaaaattgaaaaaataaaaataaataaaacaaaatgtttgtttatccAAGAGAAAGTAGGTTTTTGTACCTGATTTCGCAATTTGAAATACCATTTGCTCTAACTAGATGATAGCATATTTTCAAAGTATACCTTCTCCTCAAGTACattttattatctatatttatatatttatatgtatatatcgGTATAGATATAGACATACAAAACAAATTCaataccaaaaatattaaaataaagcaccTGAAAAAAAAACGCGTGTTCAATTTTCTGGCTAGATGCAAATTAGACGTGTTTGatttgaacataaaataatttaaaaaaataaataaaaatgattaaaaaatcaaatgtcaTATTTTCAGCATAAAGTGAAAGAGAGATTAAAATCcgatttttagattaaatttcttttcaaaacggTTGTATTCACCATAGCTAACAATGCTGCTTGTTTAATGTTAACCTTggttattgtattttttcagaCCAGGTTAAATCCTCCCAATGATACTGACACTACAACTATGGCGTCTACAACTACGACAAAATCTTACATGAAATTAAAGGCTAAGAAGTTGTAAAGGAAATGGACATCTGGTGGtcatttttgaaactgtttttcttctggcagctataaaaaaatggaaaatttatttatttattttatctttttcaaactttttggaTTTTTTGTGATCATTTTAGTTAGATTTTGAGCAAGTTTTGTATACATTTAGAACTTTTTATGTAACGCattattttgtgatattttttcaataacatttgtaaaacttttgtaacactgcttttttgaagaaaatttacaacttattttttcattttagaattaaaaggtGATTgttaaactgatttatttttttaattaaatgtctaAGAAAGTGAAGTTATCgtttttctttagaataaatatgatCACTActatttgctaaatattttttcaatttcagttaattttatattaattgagtataaattatttatgaagttaattaatcattaattgtAATCTGTTTTGTATCTAGGAGTTTTAAGCATGAACTGATGAGTTTTAAGCACACTGAGAAAACAaacatggtcaaaactatcggAATATGGTACCATGTATCtgggaacactaaaaagcacagtaatttttaccaaaacactttggtaatgattttggtaaaattaaccacaaagcattgttttataatctgtgCTAAATTGtcgtaaaatttggtaattttcttaatgatagattagaacatggcataaaaagcatttattcggtaaaatatacttatcatcagttttgtatttgttactaaatgtgtggtaataaaaactaaaatttataaaagcagaATGTCCAGTAatctgttaccatatgaacggaaaaactaccaattgaatgatttgaatattgtatattttggttttattaatctaaattacgttttctcaaaaatgtttttaaattttttttaaatcaaaaatgtcagtaccatacagaaaaataattttaccagaaattttcttttctccgTGTAAGACCTCACTTAAATCTACTAATCTTAAAGAAAGGGACAGCACTCTACCAAATAGAACGTAATAAGCTGCACTACTAATGATCAAATAAACTCTCTACTCCGCAAAAGTGAAACAAAAGGTAGTACAGAAATTAGGTAGCACTATGAATGTTAAAACGAGAAATTTCAAATGCCACTTTCTTAGGAGCTATTGAAAGTAATTGCATAATCGTTTTTCagtataaataattagattCCCAATTGATTGCAGATCCACTATGGGGATAAATTTAGAGACTTATATGGCCAACAGTAATGTGATACCATGAATTAAGACTAATActaaaagtatggaataaataACGTGTTAGTTGTTCAAACCATTTTTACACTTGCCGTTGAAGCctatatattaaacaatatattctatatattattgttcagaaaataatatttttcatattatactatattgtttgtatttagcaatttaaacaatttaagctATTGAAAAAACagctataaagaaatttaaataattattaacggTAGTTCgcaattgaatattttctttccgaGGTTCAGAGAAAACcgttatataatttcttttataaatatagacgTGGAGTCATAGTGATTCAGGGGATCATAGTAGCTCAGggtcatggtggctcaggggatagagcgttcgccttcctatgaggtgaaccgggttctaatcccagagatggctggttgatatgaattccgtATCCGacttgcactgaccacaatgctgacgcaaaaatatcctcagtggtagacggatcatgggttagagtccccttgctgtcaggctgatcgtgagaggttttcgttgttttcctctccatgtaacgcaaaggcgggttagttcca
Encoded here:
- the LOC107453813 gene encoding uncharacterized protein; the protein is MGQYLLSFICLAMVLTTICADMMRKSIVFDEKNPKYFYCPQEKPKGMNKMLVKARPIDKLCEYAGQPPKEFKSDCYNDIDESDYACAEKERIMTRLNPPNDTDTTTMASTTTTKSYMKLKAKKL